In Odontesthes bonariensis isolate fOdoBon6 chromosome 20, fOdoBon6.hap1, whole genome shotgun sequence, a genomic segment contains:
- the nck1b gene encoding SH2/SH3 adapter protein Nck1 isoform X3, with protein sequence MRDTASNADTDLSTDNGERLYDLNLPALVKFSYTAEREDELSLVKGTRVVVMEKCSDGWWRGSYSGRSGWFPSNYVTEDVDGTAGGGGMGGLGDPAGSLTEKLAAVVNSTTNGNRVLHTVQALYPFSSGNDEELNFEKGEVMEVVEKPENDPEWWKCRKADGQLGLVPKNYVTVLDSSSYKPTAGPAGPPTPDCDYISPSGSGRFAGKEWYYGKVTRHQAEVALNQRGSEGDFLIRDSESSPNDFSISLKAQSKNKHFKVQLKDSLYCIGQRKFNSMEELVEHYKKAPIFTSEQGDKLYLVKALAAS encoded by the exons ATGAGAGACACCGCCTCCAACGCTGACACAGATCTGAGTACAGATAATGGCGAGCGGCTGTATGACCTCAACCTCCCCGCCTTGGTCAAGTTCAGCTACACGGCGGAGCGCGAGGACGAGCTTTCTCTGGTGAAGGGCACGCGGGTGGTGGTGATGGAGAAGTGCAGCGACGGCTGGTGGCGCGGCAGCTACAGCGGACGGTCTGGCTGGTTTCCGTCCAACTACGTGACGGAGGACGTGGATGGGACGGCAGGGGGAGGGGGCATGGGTGGGCTCGGTGACCCGGCCGGATCGCTGACGGAGAAGCTTGCGGCCGTAGTAAACAGCACCACGAATGGAAACCGAGTGCTGCACACGGTTCAGGCTCTCTACCCTTTCAGCTCAGGCAACGACGAGGAACTAAACTTTGAGAAGGGCGAGGTAATGGAAGTCGTGGAGAAGCCCGAGAATGACCCAGAGTGGTGGAAGTGCCGCAAGGCGGATGGACAGCTGGGCTTGGTGCCCAAGAACTACGTCACTGTGCTGGACTCCAGCTCCTATAAACCCACAGCAGGGCCTGCGGGGCCTCCCACGCCTGACTGCGACTACATCTCCCCTTCAGGCAGCGGGCGCTTCGCAGGGAAGGAGTGGTACTACGGAAAGGTGACGCGCCACCAGGCTGAGGTTGCCCTCAATCAGAGAGGCTCGGAGGGAGACTTCCTCATCCGAGACAGCGAATCATCG cCAAACGACTTCTCCATCTCCCTGAAGGCGCAGAGCAAGAACAAGCATTTCAAAGTGCAGCTGAAGGACAGCCTTTACTGCATTGGACAGCGCAAGTTCAACTCTATGGAAGAGCTTGTTGAACACTACAAAAAGGCCCCCATCTTCACCAGTGAGCAGGGAGACAAACTGTACCTGGTCAAGGCCCTGGCTGCGTCCTGA
- the bdh1 gene encoding D-beta-hydroxybutyrate dehydrogenase, mitochondrial: MAPQSVFRVVLLVSFSVVLTVVLGFGLPALLNSAMRMLGLPETSVTECIVVLYVVFVLYAAAPRIPRGLVEVKGKAVLITGCDCGFGHALAKHMHKLGFTVFAGCLLKDKGGDGAKELEELNSDRMRVIQLDVCSDEEVNKAVEYIKDNLEDSQRGLWAVVNNAGVSTFGEVEFTSVDTYKQVAEVNLWGTIRVTKAVLPLIRRAKGRVVNLASMYGRMGNMLRSPYCVTKYGVEVFSDCLRYEMKAWGVKVSVIEPGNFIVATGILTRDIVATTANKLWTEAPSAVKEDYGKAHFEQHMALMRSYCNSGQKDLAPVLDDITDAILSKRPYTRYSPMEPHWWIRVQVMTHLPGAISDLLYF; this comes from the exons ATGGCTCCGCAGTCGGTCTTCCGAGTTGTTCTCCTGGTGTCATTTTCAGTTGTATTGACCGTCGTGTTGGGTTTTGGGCTGCCCGCTCTGCTGAACTCGGCCATGAGGATGTTGGGATTGCCGGAGACGAGTGTAACCGAGTGCATAGTTGTGCTCTATGTGGTTTTCGTGCTTTACGCGGCGGCGCCTCGAATCCCCAGAGGATTGGTGGAG GTGAAAGGCAAAGCTGTGCTCATCACAGGCTGCGACTGTGGATTCGGCCATGCACTTGCCAAACATATGCACAAGCTCGGCTTCACAGTCTTCGCTGGATGTCTTCTAAAG GATAAAGGCGGAGACGGTGCAAAGGAGCTTGAAGAATTGAATTCAGACCGTATGAGGGTCATCCAGCTGGATGTCTGCAGCGACGAGGAAGTGAACAAGGCTGTGGAATACATCAAAGACAACCTGGAAGACTCCCAAAGAG GTCTGTGGGCTGTGGTGAACAACGCCGGCGTGTCGACGTTTGGAGAAGTAGAATTCACCTCTGTGGACACCTACAAGCAGGTGGCAGAGGTCAACCTGTGGGGCACCATCAGGGTCACCAAAGCTGTCCTGCCATTAATCCGCCGGGCGAAAG GTCGCGTTGTGAACCTGGCCAGCATGTACGGGAGGATGGGCAACATGCTGCGATCGCCGTACTGCGTCACTAAATATGGCGTGGAGGTTTTTTCGGACTGCTTGCGCTACGAGATGAAGGCCTGGGGAGTAAAAGTGTCCGTAATCGAACCGGGAAACTTCATCGTGGCCACCGGCATCCTGACCCGTGACATTGTGGCGACTACGGCCAACAAGCTGTGGACTGAGGCACCCTCTGCCGTGAAGGAGGATTATGGGAAGGCCCATTTTGAGCAGCACATGGCTCTGATGCGCTCTTACTGCAACAGTGGACAGAAGGACCTGGCCCCCGTTCTGGATGACATAACCGACGCCATCTTGTCGAAGCGTCCCTACACGCGATACAGCCCCATGGAGCCGCACTGGTGGATCAGAGTGCAGGTGATGACCCACCTGCCGGGCGCCATATCCGACTTGCTCTACTTCTAA
- the nck1b gene encoding SH2/SH3 adapter protein Nck1 isoform X2 — protein MDMANLFKHFFRFGVKRGRKGVMRDTASNADTDLSTDNGERLYDLNLPALVKFSYTAEREDELSLVKGTRVVVMEKCSDGWWRGSYSGRSGWFPSNYVTEDVDGTAGGGGMGGLGDPAGSLTEKLAAVVNSTTNGNRVLHTVQALYPFSSGNDEELNFEKGEVMEVVEKPENDPEWWKCRKADGQLGLVPKNYVTVLDSSSYKPTAGPAGPPTPDCDYISPSGSGRFAGKEWYYGKVTRHQAEVALNQRGSEGDFLIRDSESSPNDFSISLKAQSKNKHFKVQLKDSLYCIGQRKFNSMEELVEHYKKAPIFTSEQGDKLYLVKALAAS, from the exons GATTTGGGGTTAAGAGGGGCAGAAAAGGAGTTATGAGAGACACCGCCTCCAACGCTGACACAGATCTGAGTACAGATAATGGCGAGCGGCTGTATGACCTCAACCTCCCCGCCTTGGTCAAGTTCAGCTACACGGCGGAGCGCGAGGACGAGCTTTCTCTGGTGAAGGGCACGCGGGTGGTGGTGATGGAGAAGTGCAGCGACGGCTGGTGGCGCGGCAGCTACAGCGGACGGTCTGGCTGGTTTCCGTCCAACTACGTGACGGAGGACGTGGATGGGACGGCAGGGGGAGGGGGCATGGGTGGGCTCGGTGACCCGGCCGGATCGCTGACGGAGAAGCTTGCGGCCGTAGTAAACAGCACCACGAATGGAAACCGAGTGCTGCACACGGTTCAGGCTCTCTACCCTTTCAGCTCAGGCAACGACGAGGAACTAAACTTTGAGAAGGGCGAGGTAATGGAAGTCGTGGAGAAGCCCGAGAATGACCCAGAGTGGTGGAAGTGCCGCAAGGCGGATGGACAGCTGGGCTTGGTGCCCAAGAACTACGTCACTGTGCTGGACTCCAGCTCCTATAAACCCACAGCAGGGCCTGCGGGGCCTCCCACGCCTGACTGCGACTACATCTCCCCTTCAGGCAGCGGGCGCTTCGCAGGGAAGGAGTGGTACTACGGAAAGGTGACGCGCCACCAGGCTGAGGTTGCCCTCAATCAGAGAGGCTCGGAGGGAGACTTCCTCATCCGAGACAGCGAATCATCG cCAAACGACTTCTCCATCTCCCTGAAGGCGCAGAGCAAGAACAAGCATTTCAAAGTGCAGCTGAAGGACAGCCTTTACTGCATTGGACAGCGCAAGTTCAACTCTATGGAAGAGCTTGTTGAACACTACAAAAAGGCCCCCATCTTCACCAGTGAGCAGGGAGACAAACTGTACCTGGTCAAGGCCCTGGCTGCGTCCTGA